AGTAGTAAATACCATGACGCCTGTCAAAACGAGCACGGTAATAATAAAGCCCATTAGTCTCTTCATGCTCTAGCTAGTTCCCCTTTCATTAACTCAATATTCCTATTATAGCTACACGTGAAATGACCGTCAATTCACAGCATTTACATAGCTATACTCACACAAAGAAACGGCCGCCCCTGCTCATATCAGCAAGACATCCGTTTATATAGGGATTGTGAAGTTATTATTCTCTTACTTTACTGCTTTATAAGGCTTTTCGCAAAAAAGGAAACGGGTTGTTATTGATTTAATTTAACCCCCGATAAGCCGCAAGAGTCAAATAAGTCATGTAACTATTGGCTTTTAAGGAATAAATATCGTTAACCAGCTTATGCAAGGGTGGCATTCCATCCTTATCATAATTACGACTGATACAATCCCAAATATCCTTGCTGGTTACATACTCATAGCCGAGGAGCCGGAATTCTTCAGCTTTGCTGCGGCACATGGCTTCGATTTCTTCACTATGTTGATCATGATTCCACTGTTCCGATTCCACGTGATGACACCTCCAAAGATCGCTCGTGTTCGTATGCTTACCATAGGTATTCGACCCAAGTTCTCTGCTTTCCTCCTTCCATAACAAAAAGTTACAACTACTAAAACAAGGCATGCCTGGATAGGGGTACAGCATATCCATAAGAATAGACAAGTTCGCCAGCGTTTCATTTCATTTCGGGAAGAAGGCGTGACCTTTGAGGAAACAGAGCTTTATACAAGGTACTTTAATCTTGCTTGCCGCCGGCATCATTAATCGAATGCTTGGATTTATACCCCGAATTGCTTTGCCACGCATTATTGGAGCAGAGGGCGTGGGTCTATATCAACTTGCGTATCCTTTTTTTATCGTGCTGGTTACTGTCATTACAGGTGGGATCCCACTGGCTATTGCTAAGATGGTGGCGGAAGCAGAGGGAGAGAACCGCCCTGAGAAATCGCGGCAAATTTTACGGACTGGACTTACCCTCAGTGTCGGACTAGGAATCTTCTTTACTATTGTTGCTCTGATCAGCGCTTCATGGGTCTCCAATGTTATCTTAACAGACCGCCGAGTTTATTATACTTTTATCGCTATGATCCCAATGATTGGAATTGTTGCCGTATCTGCAATCTACCGTGGATATTTTCAGGGCAGACAGAACATGATTCCATCCGCACTCTCTTCGATTTTCGAGTCTATCGTTCGAATATTTTTCATGCTGTGGTTCTCATGGTTGCTGCTTCCCAAGGGAATAGCTTTGGCTGCTGCAGGGGCGATGCTAGGTGTAACTGTGGGAGAGATTGGCGGAATGTTAGCGATTCTGTGGCAATATTATGTCATCTCGAAAAAAGATAAAAAAACAAATCCCATCCCAGAGCAACAATCGGTTGAGCCGGAGGTTATACTCTCTGATCCAGATGGTGTAAAGCCAACTTCCCCCATACTGCGGCGTTTACTAGGTGTATCCATTCCAGTTACGGCAAGCCGGCTTGTGGGCTCTTTTTCCTATCTACTGGAATCTATTATTACCGTACGCAGTCTTGCATTGGCCGGAATCGCTACAGCAGCCGCTACTGCGCAGTATGGGTCTTTACAGGGAATGGTTATTCCCCTACTGTTACTTCCTGGAGCGTTAACTTCCTCTCTCGCTGTGTCTCTGGTCCCCTCATTATCCGAGGCTGCCGCGAGAAAGGACTTGCCTACCATTCACAAACGAATGCATCAAGCCCTTCGACTCGCTCTGGTAACAGGCGCTCCCTTTGCTGTACTTATGTATGTTCTAGCGGTCCCACTATGCAACTTATTATACGGCAATGCGGACACCGCTCCCATGCTAAGACTTATGGCCCCTTTCGCTTTGTTCCTCTATGTTCAGGCCCCTTTACAAGCTGCTCTTCAGGCCATGGATAGACCTGGCAGAGCACTCATCAATACCCTTATTGGGGCAGTAGTCAAAATCATTCTGATCGTTATATTAGCTTCCCAGCCTGAATACGGAATCTACGGCGCAATCATTGCAATTATTGTGAACAGCGTTCTGGTTACTCTACTTCACGGGTACAGTGTGGTCAGTCTAATTTCATTATCCTTACGAATAACCGAAACCATTAAAACCTTATGTGCAATGATCATTATGGGAGCAGGCGTGCGTTATGTATACACCTCCATTCCCATTGCAGATGCACAATGGATTCAATTTTTATTTGCCTCTGCGATAGGAATGGCCCTGTATCTTGGTATCAGTCTATTAGCTGGCCTTATCTCACTTCGTGATTTGGACCGACTGCCGTTCATTAAGCGCTGGCTCTAAAAGGTTATCTGGTGTCCAAACGGTCGACATAAACTCTGCCTTTATGGTCTATCGAGCATAGAAATACATCCCGAAAATCCGATACTCCCTTTTGGCGGATCTGGGTTCTTAGCCAGAACCTTGTTTTTCCTATCATCTCTAAATTATGATCCTGGACCTTTCCATCCATAATCAGTGGAATAGGAAGTCCTTCATATCTGATTTTGTTCTTCGGCAGACTAATCTTCTGGCTGCTTTCATCTGCATTCTCGTTGGTCTCGTTCTTATTGTTCTCAGCAACTAAACTGCTATTGCCTGATTGATTGGAAGATGAAATCCCTTTGTCTTTCTCGAAAACAGTGAGCTGACCACTAGGCTCGAGGATCGCAAATTCCACATCAGCAGGACTAGCGATGTTCTGACCGCGTAATTGCTGCAGCAGATCGTCAATATTGTACCTCTGCTTACGCATCTCCCCCCGGTGCAACTTGCCGCCAGAAATGAGGATGCTCGGTTTACCGTCCATTAAAAGCCGAAGTTTTCTACTCTTAAGACTGAGCTGAGCAACCAGAACTTGAATGATAACCAATGTTGCCATCGGAACCAGACCTTCGTAAATCGGCCGATTAATATCCTCAATCACAAAAACAGCAATCTCAGCAATCATGATTGAGATCGTTAGATCAAATACAGATAGCTTTCCGATTTCCCTCTTCCCCATGATACGCATGCACAGGAATATGAAGAAATACATCAGCACGGTCAAGAAGATATGGGTAGTGATATGCTGGGACATATAGCTTCGCTCCCCTCCACTCTCACCCGCAGACTTGTTTCTCGGGCGGATTAATGTAACCCTATTCTGACCGCTCTGCACAGGGAACATTCGGAAGCTCACATATTAATTAATGGTAAAAAGGCTGCGATGCCCATTCTTGTACTATTGGGGCAAGCCTCCCCATACAATGAATAATAACTTATGTAGATTAGTCTTTCTTATATTTTCAAAAAAACTTTAGGAGGTTGTACCATGTATTTAATCCGGCGCCTGTTCTCATGGAGAATAGCCAATCCTGTGTTATCCGGCCTATGTCGATCATTCCTTTGGATGCTGCTGGGCGCGTTTGTCCTCTCTCTTTTATTATGGGGCAGCGGTCTGAAGGAGCAGGATCTCACCATGTACACTTATATTGTACACGGCATAGCTGCAGCATTCGGAGGACTAACCGCCGGTCGCAGAGCCACGAACAAAGGCTGGTATCAAGGAAGTCTTACAGGCATCTTTTATGGAATTATCGTTCTGTTAATTGGATTTCTGGCACTCGATAGCTCACCTTCTGGTGTTGACCTTCTTTGGGTTTTGGCCGCAGCAGCAATCGGTGCTTTAGGCGGAATGTTTGGTGTTAATTTACAAAAAAGCTAAAATTAATATTTCATTAAATTCGAAACATTCCTTGAAAATATGTTAAACTGTGATCATCTGACTTCATAAAGAGAATCAAGGAGGCTTCGATTGCTTTGTTTTACCAATCAATGAACCATATTGTTTTGTACACAGTTGCATTAGTAGTGATTTTAATATGGGTTGGCGCTCGTCGTAATCCAATCATGGCAGTAGTTGAAATTGGGAAAGAGATGCTGCGATCATATAAGTTTTTGCTACTGATGGCAGGAATGTTTGGTGTACTGGTCTTGAATAAATACGAACTGCAAATTGAAGAAAAAATGCATCTTGCCTCAGATTATACGTCATTTGTATTTGGACTAGAGGGGCATTTTGTCCAAGCTGTTCAGGATATCTTCTATAGTCCATGGTTAACACCTGTCATAGTCTTCTTCTACATTTTTATGCTTCAATCTGTATTAGCAGCTTCATTAGGTGTCTATCTGTTAGATAAGAACCGTGTGATGCTGTATGCAACCTGCTATGCTATTATCATTAACTATGCCGTGGCGATTCCATTCTATCTATACTTCCCTGTGAATGAGGTATGGTCCTACGTACCTGCAGGCGTTAAGTTTACTATGCTGGATGTATTTCCGAAGTTTGAGCAGGAGTACCGACCTCTATCCGGTCTCAACAACTGCTTCCCAAGTCTACATACGTCCATTTCTGTTACGATGGCACTACTGGCATTCCGTTCAGGAAACCGCCGGTGGATGGTCATTACGAGTATTTCCGCAGTCGTAATCGTCTTTGGTATATTCTATCTGGGCATTCATTGGTTGACAGATATGATAGGCGGCACCCTTCTAGCAGTCCTAGCTTCTACAGTTGGTGTACAACTCGCCAAATTAACCTTACGAGGACGTGAAGAATCGCTCACGGTTCGCAGCCGAATAACGGATATGCGTTAAACTAATAGATAACCATGAAAGATGAAAGTCAAAAAAGCGGTGTCTCTCTCTTAACGAGAAGACACCGCTTTTTATGTACTTATTAATAACAAAACTATACTTTCTCCTCCACGTCCGTCGCAACGGAGTGACTAATGGAACCGCGATCAAAGGTCAGCTTAGTTACATCATTGACCCGTAGAACCACGATATCATCGGAAATCTCCATGATCGTACCGTGAAGACCACCAATAGTAACGATTTTATCGCCCTTTTTCAGAGACTTCAACATTGAATTACGTGTTTTGGTCTTCTTCTGTTGCGGACGAATCAGCAAGAAGTAGAATACCACAAACATAAGTACGAATGGACCTACAAGACCCAGTATACTACCTCCGCCTGTTGCTGCTGCATATTGAAACATATTTCTCCCCCCTTTCAAAGCACATTAAAACATGGACCTCAACGAAGCTTTAGAAGCCTTTAAGATTATCATATAATCCGTATTTTGCAAAAAACTCATCGCGAAAATCAAGCAGCCGATCTTCCTTGATGGCTTCGCGCACTTTACGCATCAAATCCAACAGGAAGTGCAAGTTATGGTATGTCGTCAATCTAAGTCCGAATGTTTCATCGGCTTTGATTAGATGGCGCAAATAAGCGCGGGAATAATTCCGGCAAGTATAGCAATTGCACTCCGGATCAAGCGGCCCAAAATCGCGAGCATACTTTGCGTTGCGTACAACGAGTCTTCCCTGACTGGTCATCGTTGTTCCATTACGAGCAATACGGGTAGGCAGAACACAGTCGAACATATCCACTCCCCGGATTGATCCTTCCAACAGCGCATCCGGTGAACCAACGCCCATCAAATAGCGAGGTTTTCCTTGTGGCAGCAGGGGAACTGTATAATCCAGCACTTCATACATTAGCTGCTTGGACTCTCCGACGCTGAGCCCTCCAATAGCATACCCCGGGAAATCCATGGAAGTCAAATCTGCCGCGCTCTGACGGCGAAGATCCTCATACATACCGCCTTGCACGATAGCAAAGAGACCTTGGTCTTCAGGACGAGCATGACTTTTCAGGCAGCGTTCTGCCCAACGCGATGTGCGCTCCAGTGACTTTTTCACGTAATCATATTCAGCTGGGAATGGAGGACATTCATCGAATGCCATCATGATATCAGAGCCAAGTGCGTTCTGAACTTCCATTGCTACTTCCGGAGACAGGAACTTCTTGTCCCCATTTAGATGTGAACGGAAATGAACGCCTTCTTCCGTAATCTTGCGCATGTCACTGAGCGAGAATACTTGAAATCCGCCACTGTCCGTCAGAATTGGACGGTCCCAGTTCATGAACTTGTGTAGTCCGCCTGCTTCACGAACAATATCATGGCCTGGTCTCAGAAACAGATGGTACGTATTGCTCAAAATAATATGAGCATCCATCTCTTTCAGTTCTTCAGGACTCATTGTCTTGACTGTGGCTTGTGTGCCGACTGGCATAAATGCAGGTGTCTCAATCACACCATGTGGAGTGTGGACTCTTCCAAGTCTTGCTCCGGATTGTTTGCACGTTTTGATGTGCTCATAAGTAATTGCTGCCATAAGTTAACCCATCCTCTTACCCTTAGTAAATAAACATTGCATCTCCAAAGCTAAAAAACCGGTACTTCTGCTCTATCGCTTCTTCATAAGCAGCTAGAATATGTTCCCGACCTGCCAAAGCACTAACCAACATTACCAAAGTAGACTTTGGCAAATGAAAATTAGTAATTAACGCATTGACTACACTAAACTTATACCCCGGATAGATGAAAATATCCGTCCAACCACTGCATTCCACAAGCGGACCGCCTTCACATTGTCTTCCGACTGTTTCAAGTGTCCGACAAGAAGTCGTTCCCACTGCAATAATGCGGCCACCTTGCTCCTTGGTAGCGTTTATGGTATCTGCTGTTTCTTGGGACATTACGAAATACTCAGAATGCATAACATGCTCTTCAACCTTCTCAACAGACATCGGACGAAAAGTACCGAGACCTACATGAAGTGTGATATAAGCAATATTTACACCCTTGGCTTCGATCTGTTCCAACAGTTCATTGGTAAAATGAAGCCCTGCTGTAGGAGCAGCAGCCGATCCCTCATGCTTAGCATAAACGGTCTGATATCGTTCCCGATCATCGAGTGTTTCCTTAATATAAGGAGGCAGTGGCATTGTTCCCAGCCTGTCCAGAATCTCCTGGAAAATACCCTGATAAATGAACCGAAGCGTTCGGCCACCCATATCAGCCTCGTCCTCAATAACAGCACGAAGCTCATCACTAAAGATGATTACCGCTCCTGTCTTAAGCTTCTTGCCTGGCTTAACAAGGGCCTCCCAGCGATCGTCTCCCAGATTCTTAAGGAGAAGCACTTCAGCTTTAGCTCCTGTATCTTCTTTAACCCCAAACAATCTGGCAGGAATGACTCTTGTATCATTCAGAACGAGAGTATCTCCCGGTAGAAAATAATTAATAATATCGGTAAAATGCCGGTGAGCCAGCTCCCCATCCTCCTTATTTACTAAGAGCAGTCTAGAAGAGCTACGGTCAGAGAGTGGTGTCTGGGCAATTAATTCTTCCGGCAAATGAAAATCATATGCATCTACATTCATGGTCTGTCTTCATTCCTTAACTATAGTAACGTTCTGATAATAGTGTTGCAATATCTGCTTGTAATCATACCCGCTGTCAGCCATGCCTTTCACGCCCCATTGCGACATGCCTAGACCATGACCGTATCCTTGGCCAATGAACAGAAAGCCCGAACTGTTAGTAATCGCTCTGGCCGATGAATCCCCGCCCATCACTACAGTTCCACTACCGTTCACATTAACTTTACCTGATGCAGAGAGTACACCTGCGCTCTGTGAACTTCCAATCGTGCTGGTAGCACCGTCAGCGCCTAATACAGTATAACTTCCGGATGGTACAATATCAAACAATGTACTTGGCAATCCATTGAACGCAGAACGGAACATATCAGGATATTTCACATCCAGAGCCTGACCATTTGCTTTCACCTGAATCGCTCTTCCAGAAGGGCCGCGCTGAGTGACCTGCAAATTAAGGATGCTGGAAGGAAGCGAGCTAGTTGTTTTACCCTGCAAGCTTTTTAGAAGGTCGGCAGAGGTATAAGGCCCTTTAATCCAGCTATAGCTGCCGGACTCATATACTTTATCCAGAACAACTGCATTCTCGCCAGGATTCAGCTTACCTACTGCACTTACACTACTCTCAACAGCAGGAAGAGGGCGTATATTGACATCTTTAGTTGTAGCGGTTGCTATATCCAGTCCCGCTGCAGTTTTATTACCTGTCAATTTAATATTATCCTCACGTGCATACCCAGAGGTGCCATTAGCGAGCAGTAAATAATACCACTTCTTAGCGGTCTTGGTAGCTGCGACATCCTCTTTGCTGGGAACACTGGCAAATGCAGCTCCACCATTGCCCCATACCTCCGATGGATCAGACGTTACACCACCACTGTTCGAGGAGAACACAGCCTCAATAACTTTACCACCACTCATCAATACTTCACCGGCAGTAGCATCCACCGCCTTAATAATGACTGGAGCCTCTGATCCAATTCCGTTATATACCTGACTCAATGTAGAATCTACTACATTTGCTACTTCAAAACGGTTGCCTTGCGCCATCGCATAGCTGCGAGCGGCCACAGCTTGAGCCTTTAGGGCTTCATCAGGCCAGCTAGAGGAAACCTCTCCTCCAACCACTGCATACAAATATTGTTCCAGTGGCACTTCGTTGATAACAGCTAGGGAACCTCTCAAATTACTTAGCTCCATATTTCCACGGTAGGTACGCTTGGATCTTTCTTCGAGCTGAATCCCAGCCTCACTACCAACTGCCAAAAATTTAGCATCATTTCCGGAAACCATATAATGATTAGCCTGTGTCTCGCTGCTAAGGTCCAGCCCAGCATCCAGACGCATCATTAACCCGGGTGAAGTTGCCGCGGTTAGAACCAGTGGCAATGCTGCAGACACTGCTGTCTGAACAGCAGCCAAATCTTTGTCGTTTGCAGCTTCGCCTACCCATACCTCAAACTGAGCACTGCCATCACTTCCTGACAGAAACACCTTCCAGGCATCGAAACCAGCAGCTGTAATACTGTTTAGCGCCACATCGGCTTCTTGCTCCGAAGAATAACGGCCAGCTGATATACGCTTATTGCCTTTTACCGCAGGGGTTTGATCAGCAGGAATGGCCAGTCCTGCCTTTACTACACGCGCAAGCCCATCTTTCGCAGCAGCTTCACTGGCATAAACACCTGTGTATAACTGATACACATTGGTTCCATTTCTAGAAATCATAAAAATCTGTGGCTTATCAGAGGTAGACTGAAGCTTCTTAGCCGCATCAGCAGCGGTCTTCCAGCTTGAAGTCTCCATCACCTTTACTCTATAACCATCCACACTAACACGAATTCTGCTCTGGGCAGGTACTGATAACAAAGGAGCGCTCCCTGGTTGGTCTGACAACAAAGTGAAGCTTTGTGTCGATTGCAGTGTTACTACTGGCACGGTGGATTTATATTTACTACCAATATCAGCAAAAAGGGCAACTCTTACCGTGCTATTAGAGTCGGCATGACTGGCACCTGCAGGAATCAGGAAACTTCCTACAGCAAGTGCAGCTGCTAGCAATCCTTTGCTTAGTGGAGCCATTCCTCTCCATTTCATCTTCGTATGCTTCATCCAGCATCCTCCTTTTTGAATGTAGTAACTGACTCAGTGCTGCTCCGGAGGGAGCGGAAGGCCTAAGTGATGATAAGCGGCCGGGGTTACAATTCTTCCACGCGGACTCCGCTGCAAGAATCCAATCTGCAGCAGATACGGCTCATAAACGTCCTCAATCGTCTGACTTTCCTCACCAATTGTAGCAGCAATCGTATCCAGACCCACAGGACCGCCACGAAAGCTTGAAATCATTGCTCTTAACATCTTGTGGTCGATGCTGTCCAGCCCACGCGGATCCACCTGAAGCATCTTCAGTGCTTCCCCAGAAATTTCAGGGGTTATAATTCCATCTCCGCGCACTTGGGCAAAATCACGAACCCGCTTCAATAGGCGGTTCGCAATCCGCGGCGTTCCTCGGGAACGAAGCGCTATCTCTTCCGCCGCATCTCCGACAATCTCAATCCCTAAAAGATCAGCATTTCGAGCCACAATGTAGCTCAGCTCATCTATGGTATAGAACTCCAAGCGGCTGACCACTCCAAAACGATCGCGCAATGGTGCAGACAAAAGACCAGCGCGGGTTGTAGCGCCTATAAGTGTGAATGGCGGTAGATCCAATCGTACTGAACGGGCACTCGGCCCTTTGCCGATCATGATATCCAGCGCGAAGTCCTCCATCGCCGGATACATAACCTCCTCCACTGTCCGGTGCAAGCGGTGAATCTCATCGATGAACAGCACATCGCCTTCCTGCAGATTCGTCAGCAGGGCGGCTAAATCCCCCGGCCGCTCAATAGCAGGACCGGACGTAGTTCGTAAATTCACACCCAGCTCATTAGCGATAATATTTGCGAGTGTTGTTTTACCAAGACCTGGAGGTCCGTACAGCAGCACATGATCCAGCGCTTCGCTTCTCATTTTGGCCGCTTCGATATATATTTTCAGGTTTTCTTTTACCTGAGTCTGTCCGATATATTCTCCCAGATAACGAGGGCGTAAGCTTAATTCTACGGCCTGCTCGTCCATCATCAAATTTGCGGATATAATCCGGTCATCCATTCCTATCGCTCCCTTTCTTCAGGATGTGTTCGGCTTTACTTAGCAATATATAACAGCCCAAGTGCTTTCTTCATCAGCACATCTACAGTCCCTGTCTCTGCTCCCTCTTTCTTCATAGCGAGCCACACGCGGTCCAATTCACTTTCGGTATAACCAAGTCCCTTAAGGGCATCCCTAGCCTCTTGCCAAGCTAATCCATCCGCCCTTTCTTCCATTGGAACTGCAAATAATCCCGTTTGCATCGAAGCCATGCTTAGTCCGTCCAGCTTGTCCTTCAAATCGAGGATCATCCGTTGTGCCGTCTTCTTACCAATGCCCGGCAGTTTCGTTAGGAAGGTTATATTCTCTTGATAGATTGCTGAGATCAACTGATCCGGTGTTCCACCTGTCAGTATTCCGAGCGCTACCTTCGGACCGATGCCAGATACCTCAATCAACTTACGGAACAATCTTTGCTCCTCCCGAGTCGGGAATCCGAACAATAGTGTAGCATCCTCACGTGTTTGGTAATGAATATAGATCGTTACGGGTCCTTCTACTTTAGCAAAAGCATAAGGATTTGGGCAGAACACCCGGTATCCTACCCCCTGCACATCTAATACCACATATTCCGACTCCAAATGAACGACGGGTCCTCTTAAGAAATCTATCATTTTCGCAATACCTCATTTAATTTAGAATTAAGACTGCTCGAATGGGCATGACAAACCGCTACCGCCAGTGCATCCGCTACATCATCCGGTTTAGGGATCGCCGATAATTTCAATAGCAGCTTCACCATTTCCTGTACCTGCCGCTTCTCTGCCTTACCATAACCAACAACAGCCTGCTTCACCATCATAGGTGTATATTCCGAGACGGGTAGACCGCGCTGCACTGCAGCTAATATTGTCACTCCGCGGGCCTGCGCTACCGGCAATGCTGTTGTTACATTGCGTGCGAAGAATAACTTCTCTATCGCTACAGCATCAGGTTTATATTTATCAATGAGCTGACCCATGCCTTCATAGACATGCAGCAGACGTTCTTCCTCAGGCGTATGAGCCTCTGTCTGAATACAACCATATTGGACTGGAGTCAATTTATGACCTTCCTTATCCACAAAGCCAAAACCGACAATCGCCAGCCCTGGATCGATTCCCAAAATGCGCAAGCACGATCTCTCCTCTATAACAGGCAGTTTATTCCACCTTTTTCATCCATTACGCCGCCATGAAGCGAACATATGTATTCCTTCTAACCATTATAGCAAAAATACCCCTCCCGGGAGAAAAAAAGTTTACCCTCTGAAGCGAAATGACAACTTTAGGCCTACAACGAGAACCTTATACTTTCTTATATTTGCAAAAAAAAAGCTGCCCTTAGCCATTAAAAATGACTTTAGGACAGCTCATATGCTTTAGATGTTATTGCTTGTTCTTCATGACATGCTCAGAAGCCTCACGCGCATAGTCACTGAAGGTGGACAACACACTGTTGTATTCTTCAATATCCTGAACACGGATTCCATCATGAAGCTCTTTCCAAATACTTTCGGGCAGAGAGGATTTCAAGGAACCCATATCCATTTGAAAAAAGGTCTTCAGAACCTTTTCCTGTACCGGCGGCCCTTTAAATAAAGTCAAATTTCCAAATGCATCGACACCGATATAGGCTTCTTTTTTCGTTAGGGTCGATAGATCATTCACTTTTTGTTCCAGCCATAAATCTCCCTCGTTGCTGATCCAACCGCTCCATGCAGGGTGTTCGTTGATTATTTTCTTAAGCTGAAGCGGGTTCTTTACGCCAGGCAATGTCTGAATTTCTTCACCAGATACATACGATATTTTTAAATGAACGGTTCTACTGAGACCGCTTTGGGTGATCGTCTGCAACAGTTGTTCGTTATTTAAATTGTCCTTCTCATTCTCCTCACCGTTGTCCACGCCTACTTTAAACACAGCTGCGGCCAACTCGCTTTCTGCACTATCCGCCCAACTAGAATTCGTCAGCAGTCCACTGATTTCCTCAGGTACCTGCATACTGCGCCAAGCCAGTACAGTAAGAGCTAAACAAGCGGCTCCTACCCAAAGCGCCTTTTTCCAACGTCTCCATCGCTGCCAAAGTTGTTTTTTTATGCGCGACACGTTAATCCCTTCATTCTGGTTTTTCCCTATTGTGACCTGAGGAGGGATCATTTATGCGCTTTTCTGTGAATAATCGATATTTTATCTTGTCGCGTTAGGAATCACCGGCAGCTTCACATGGCTTGGATACTCACTATTATGGTAAACGGTCTGCAGAACCGTAATCGCTTCTGCATCTTCATACGGGTTACCACCAGTATTCGTATTAGGGAAAGCAACGAATTTACTGGACGAGGTAATCGAGAAACGAATTCGGTGTCCCACCGCAAATCTGTGAGCAATATTCGGCATGAAAAT
The window above is part of the Paenibacillus sp. FSL K6-0276 genome. Proteins encoded here:
- a CDS encoding post-transcriptional regulator, which translates into the protein MESEQWNHDQHSEEIEAMCRSKAEEFRLLGYEYVTSKDIWDCISRNYDKDGMPPLHKLVNDIYSLKANSYMTYLTLAAYRGLN
- the spoVB gene encoding stage V sporulation protein B codes for the protein MRKQSFIQGTLILLAAGIINRMLGFIPRIALPRIIGAEGVGLYQLAYPFFIVLVTVITGGIPLAIAKMVAEAEGENRPEKSRQILRTGLTLSVGLGIFFTIVALISASWVSNVILTDRRVYYTFIAMIPMIGIVAVSAIYRGYFQGRQNMIPSALSSIFESIVRIFFMLWFSWLLLPKGIALAAAGAMLGVTVGEIGGMLAILWQYYVISKKDKKTNPIPEQQSVEPEVILSDPDGVKPTSPILRRLLGVSIPVTASRLVGSFSYLLESIITVRSLALAGIATAAATAQYGSLQGMVIPLLLLPGALTSSLAVSLVPSLSEAAARKDLPTIHKRMHQALRLALVTGAPFAVLMYVLAVPLCNLLYGNADTAPMLRLMAPFALFLYVQAPLQAALQAMDRPGRALINTLIGAVVKIILIVILASQPEYGIYGAIIAIIVNSVLVTLLHGYSVVSLISLSLRITETIKTLCAMIIMGAGVRYVYTSIPIADAQWIQFLFASAIGMALYLGISLLAGLISLRDLDRLPFIKRWL
- a CDS encoding DUF421 domain-containing protein, which produces MSQHITTHIFLTVLMYFFIFLCMRIMGKREIGKLSVFDLTISIMIAEIAVFVIEDINRPIYEGLVPMATLVIIQVLVAQLSLKSRKLRLLMDGKPSILISGGKLHRGEMRKQRYNIDDLLQQLRGQNIASPADVEFAILEPSGQLTVFEKDKGISSSNQSGNSSLVAENNKNETNENADESSQKISLPKNKIRYEGLPIPLIMDGKVQDHNLEMIGKTRFWLRTQIRQKGVSDFRDVFLCSIDHKGRVYVDRLDTR
- a CDS encoding TIGR04086 family membrane protein, translated to MYLIRRLFSWRIANPVLSGLCRSFLWMLLGAFVLSLLLWGSGLKEQDLTMYTYIVHGIAAAFGGLTAGRRATNKGWYQGSLTGIFYGIIVLLIGFLALDSSPSGVDLLWVLAAAAIGALGGMFGVNLQKS
- a CDS encoding phosphatase PAP2 family protein, yielding MFYQSMNHIVLYTVALVVILIWVGARRNPIMAVVEIGKEMLRSYKFLLLMAGMFGVLVLNKYELQIEEKMHLASDYTSFVFGLEGHFVQAVQDIFYSPWLTPVIVFFYIFMLQSVLAASLGVYLLDKNRVMLYATCYAIIINYAVAIPFYLYFPVNEVWSYVPAGVKFTMLDVFPKFEQEYRPLSGLNNCFPSLHTSISVTMALLAFRSGNRRWMVITSISAVVIVFGIFYLGIHWLTDMIGGTLLAVLASTVGVQLAKLTLRGREESLTVRSRITDMR
- the yajC gene encoding preprotein translocase subunit YajC — encoded protein: MFQYAAATGGGSILGLVGPFVLMFVVFYFLLIRPQQKKTKTRNSMLKSLKKGDKIVTIGGLHGTIMEISDDIVVLRVNDVTKLTFDRGSISHSVATDVEEKV
- the tgt gene encoding tRNA guanosine(34) transglycosylase Tgt yields the protein MAAITYEHIKTCKQSGARLGRVHTPHGVIETPAFMPVGTQATVKTMSPEELKEMDAHIILSNTYHLFLRPGHDIVREAGGLHKFMNWDRPILTDSGGFQVFSLSDMRKITEEGVHFRSHLNGDKKFLSPEVAMEVQNALGSDIMMAFDECPPFPAEYDYVKKSLERTSRWAERCLKSHARPEDQGLFAIVQGGMYEDLRRQSAADLTSMDFPGYAIGGLSVGESKQLMYEVLDYTVPLLPQGKPRYLMGVGSPDALLEGSIRGVDMFDCVLPTRIARNGTTMTSQGRLVVRNAKYARDFGPLDPECNCYTCRNYSRAYLRHLIKADETFGLRLTTYHNLHFLLDLMRKVREAIKEDRLLDFRDEFFAKYGLYDNLKGF
- the queA gene encoding tRNA preQ1(34) S-adenosylmethionine ribosyltransferase-isomerase QueA, with the translated sequence MNVDAYDFHLPEELIAQTPLSDRSSSRLLLVNKEDGELAHRHFTDIINYFLPGDTLVLNDTRVIPARLFGVKEDTGAKAEVLLLKNLGDDRWEALVKPGKKLKTGAVIIFSDELRAVIEDEADMGGRTLRFIYQGIFQEILDRLGTMPLPPYIKETLDDRERYQTVYAKHEGSAAAPTAGLHFTNELLEQIEAKGVNIAYITLHVGLGTFRPMSVEKVEEHVMHSEYFVMSQETADTINATKEQGGRIIAVGTTSCRTLETVGRQCEGGPLVECSGWTDIFIYPGYKFSVVNALITNFHLPKSTLVMLVSALAGREHILAAYEEAIEQKYRFFSFGDAMFIY